CGTACGGTGCTCCGTTGTctaaaataactaaaaaatTTAATACATCAGATACTTGTACAATAACTTCTAATAACTACATGCATGCCAATGGAGCTAGGTCAATAAACCAAGTCAAGCTCCCGGGCTTTAAGGATGCTATGAAACACAGATCAAAGTCCCAGTTCAAAGTGAATACCAGCATAAAACATTTTTGTTCTCGGTGTAACTTGAGTCACAACCCTCATATCAGATCACTTTCCAGACGTCACTGAACCATCAATTCTCGGGGTCCCCCAGGAAGCTGCCATGCAGCTTCCTCCCACCTAAAGTCTCTTGGTTAACGTACATTTCTTAACCCCCATTGAAACTTCACAGCAAGCTCCTAATATTCAAGATCCCTATATAACCTCTTCCACTTCCACACAAGTTATTTGTACCAAATAACTCTGTTCAAAAATGGCAGCTATAGCCGATCAGAGAAACTCCAAATCTTCCAAATGGTTTGCTAGCAAGAGTCTCAAGCTTAGCTTCCCCCGTCGCCGATCATTGTCCAAGTTTACCTCATCGCCTTCAACCTCTCCTACCTCCCCTCTCTCCCCATTACCTACCGCTACCACTCCCAGACATACCAACAGGTATATCTAGATATATGTCTAATGTCTTGTCTTTAATTTCAAGCAATGaatgtttagttttttttcgATGCATCGATCATATCATATCAATCAATATATCTGTATTTTCAGACTAGGTATCTGATCatgaaaccctaatttctaACAGGGAAGATGAGTTCAGAGAAGTGTTTCGCTATTTCGATGGAGATGGAGATGGGAAAATCTCAGCTACCGAGCTGAGGGCTTACTTTGGTTCTATAGGAGAGTACATGTCGTATGAAGAGGCTGAGGCTGTGATCAACGAGCTGGATTCCGATGGGGACAGTCTGTTAACATTTGAGGATTTTCTTCAGCTGATGAAGAGGGAAGGCGACGACGACGAGGATCTGAAGAGGGCTTTTGAGATGTTTGAACTGGAAAAAGGGTTCATAACTCCAAGAAGCTTGCAGAGGATGTTGCACAGACTCGGAGACACAAAGTCATATGATGAGTGTGCGACTATGATCCAAGTTTATGATACTGATGGGAATGGGGTGCTTGATTTTAATGAGTTTCATCGAATGATGGCTTAAAGTTGGTGATTTAGTTCAGGCTTTAATTTTGCGGAAAAAGATCACCTAACGAATCACATAATATGTACGTAAACGCGTTTGGTTGTGTGGTTCCTTCATGATCTTTAAATGGTGGCAATCGATGTACGTACCTAAATTATGGTCTGGTTTTTTTAGCTTTGCCTTCAAGaaaggttttattttttagtaTACATATGATTTCCATTATATTGTAGTATTGTGGGAGAGGCATATATTCGAGGTTGAGGAGCCCCATAACGCCGTCTGTGAAATGCTTAAAGATGAAGCTAAGATAGGAGGATTAGAGGGGAAGTGAGGAAAAGAAAGAATAAAGATAAGCTCTTGCGTCATGTAGGTTTGACTGGAAAACAACCTTCAGTTAGCTAGCTCGATCTCTTTGTGTGACATAAATGATATTAATGTAGCTGGGGAGAACAGTCGATCTCCGTGATAATCATCAACATGATATCAGCTAGAACTGTAGAGTTAATATATCTTGACGTAGAAGACATCGTTGTACGGGCAGATCAGATCGATCACATGATCAAGTTAAAAACATTGACAATTGAGGTTCAACGATGAAATAGAATGTGAACGAATCCAGAATTCTAAATTATGTGGGAATCCGGATAAgatgaagaaggtttcatatCATAACGAGTCTGGTATGATTCTTTGCATACTCTATTTAactagaaaagaaagaaaagtggtTACATTTATAAG
This genomic interval from Argentina anserina chromosome 1, drPotAnse1.1, whole genome shotgun sequence contains the following:
- the LOC126782009 gene encoding probable calcium-binding protein CML41 codes for the protein MAAIADQRNSKSSKWFASKSLKLSFPRRRSLSKFTSSPSTSPTSPLSPLPTATTPRHTNREDEFREVFRYFDGDGDGKISATELRAYFGSIGEYMSYEEAEAVINELDSDGDSLLTFEDFLQLMKREGDDDEDLKRAFEMFELEKGFITPRSLQRMLHRLGDTKSYDECATMIQVYDTDGNGVLDFNEFHRMMA